One Ranitomeya variabilis isolate aRanVar5 chromosome 5, aRanVar5.hap1, whole genome shotgun sequence DNA window includes the following coding sequences:
- the LOC143774196 gene encoding ephexin-1-like isoform X2 — protein MALCPPRPACPSRCCCACHQQRPGMVLVWLPESSVVSPGLLVNEASDSSDDSGVFQRVLSVNEDEDEDGGKWSSWHLKDKMNVGTCYPVRRRSLKHTERSRQHAADGGDKARDSVVLTSYKSTAEDSFNGDLPSSACEAENTQKAGSSSNAPEIPKHGPPSHRRTKAAGNVDVEPTGSSMANGPEAPLSKNVKSKSISFSDEVSTMAADQSDSAQSNGDPNSDPVAPRGEDETRSKIRKPARRSKVPPLSMAEDPEPPTLPPKVPSKPPRGAAPPPPPAPPPFLRKGSLKRYSVGNTEEMVDRDKRGASNSLPAEAGYREKDRPTSLDEANASVDVSPDRFMTRIPTVKSPKSIDWESHLRDEPLYQTYRQSVINKEIRRQTVARNSSFTSYDSSQESPLSSGGSPKQGRRSAAPHNTLWQELPSVMESGVLDSMSNDEKKMQESMFEVLTSEASYLRSMNVLTEHFLGSRDLQETLVIREKKILFSNILKVKEVSENFLVDLESRVDEDVVISDVCDVIHQHAVHHFSVYIDYVRNQVYQEKTYSELMEKNPHFHAMLCRLQELPQCQRLPFMSFLLLPFQRITRIKMLIENILKRTEEGSEGERTASKALEAVSQIIQECNREVGRMKQTEELIYISSKIEFDKIKAIPIISHNRFLEKQGELSEVLQKGSLFGIKPKLVPVYFFLFNDFLLITQKKSSDRHVVLDYAHRSLVQLQSCPTMENSFFLTLLENHQRKTCDRLFKAPSQSDLHRWAAVFPSKSSDCSSGSDTIYEDWDCPQVHCVEQYTATQADELTLEPADIINVLRKTCEGWYEGIRLCDGKKGWFPSRYVQEITNEHVRRRNLRERYRVLQAARQLVT, from the exons ATGGCGTTGTGTCCGCCGCGGCCGGCCTGCCCGTCCCGATGCTGCTGCGCCTGCCACCAGCAGAGGCCGGGCATGGTGCTGGTGTGGCTGCCAGAGTCGTCGGTGGTGTCTCCGGGCCTTCTTGTGAATGAGGCATCGGACTCCTCGGATGACAGCGGCGTCTTTCAGAGGGTCTTGTCTGTGAACGAGGACGAGGATGAGGACGGTGGGAAGTGGAGCTCCTGGCACCTGAAGGACAAGATGAACGTTGGGACCTGCTACCCGGTGAGACGACGGTCGCTGAAGCACACGGAGCGATCCCGGCAGCACGCGGCCGACGGTGGCGATAAAGCGCGGGATAGTGTGGTGCTCACGTCGTACAAATCCACGGCTGAGGACAGCTTTAATGGCGATTTACCGAGCTCAGCCTGCGAGGCGGAAAACACCCAAAAAGCTGGGAGTTCAAGCAACGCCCCAGAAATTCCCAAGCATGGGCCGCCGTCCCACAGAAGGACCAAGGCCGCTGGCAATGTAGATGTGGAGCCCACAGGGTCTAGTATGGCCAACGGCCCTGAAGCCCCCCTGTCAAAAAATGTCAAATCCAAGAGCATCTCCTTCTCCGACGAGGTCTCCACCATGGCGGCCGATCAATCTGACTCCGCGCAGAGCAACGGGGACCCAAATTCTGATCCTGTAGCCCCGAGGGGTGAGGACGAGACCCGCTCCAAGATCAGGAAGCCGGCCCGCAGGAGCAAGGTGCCCCCTCTATCCATGGCGGAGGATCCAGAGCCACCCACTCTACCTCCAAAAGTGCCAAGCAAGCCCCCGAGAGGAGCAGCGCCCCCGCCGCCACCTGCACCACCTCCGTTTCTGAGAAAGGGGTCATTAAAAAGGTATTCGGTGGGCAACACCGAGGAGATGGTGGACAGAGATAAGAGAGGGGCCTCAAACAGTCTCCCAGCAGAGGCCGGATACAGAGAAAAAGACCGCCCAACATCACTGGACGAGGCGAACG CCTCGGTGGATGTGTCTCCGGACCGTTTCATGACTCG GATTCCAACTGTGAAGAGTCCGAAGTCCATAGACTGGGAGTCGCACCTGCGGGACG AGCCGCTGTACCAGACCTACCGCCAGAGCGTGATCAACAAGGAGATCCGGAGACAGACAGTCGCACGGAACAGTAGCTTCACCAGCTACGACTCCTCCCAGGAAAGCCCCCTGTCTTCTGGGGGTTCCCCGAAACAAGGACGTAGGTCAGCGGCCCCtcacaacaccctgtggcaggaatTGCCATCTGTGATGGAGAGCGGCGTCCTGGACAGTATGAGCAACGATGAGAAGAAAATGCAAGAG AGCATGTTTGAGGTGCTGACCTCCGAGGCCTCGTACCTCCGCTCCATGAATGTGCTGACAGAACACTTTCTGGGATCTCGGGATCTGCAGGAAACGCTGGTGATCAGGGAGAAGAAAATCCTCTTCTCCAATATCCTGAAGGTGAAAGAAGTCAGCGAGAA TTTCCTCGTGGATCTGGAGTCTCGGGTGGATGAAGACGTCGTTATCTCGGATGTCTGTGACGTTATTCACCAGCACGCCGTGCATCACTTCTCCGTGTACATAGATTATGTGCGGAACCAGGTGTACCAGGAGAAGACGTACAGCGAGCTCAT GGAGAAGAACCCGCACTTCCACGCCATGCTGTGCCGCCTGCAGGAGCTGCCCCAGTGCCAGCGCTTACCCTTCATGTCGTTTCTGCTGCTGCCATTCCAGCGGATCACCCGCATCAAGATGCTGATAGAG AATATCCTGAAGAGGACGGAGGAGGGGTCTGAAGGCGAGCGCACCGCCAGCAAAGCCCTGGAGGCTGTGTCGCAG ATCATCCAGGAGTGTAACCGCGAGGTCGGCCGCATGAAGCAGACGGAGGAGCTCATCTACATCTCCTCCAAGATCGAGTTTGATAAGATAAAG GCCATCCCCATCATCTCTCACAATCGTTTCCTGGAGAAGCAGGGGGAGCTCAGCGAGGTTCTGCAGAAGGGAAGCCTCTTTGGCATCAAACCCAAACTCGTCCCCGTCTACTTCTTCCTGTTCAATGACTTCCTGCTCATTACCCAGAAGAAAAG CTCGGACAGACACGTTGTCCTGGATTACGCTCACCGCTCCCTGGTCCAGCTCCAGTCCTGCCCCACCATGGAGAACAGCTTCTTCCTCACCTTACTGGAGAATCACCAGAGGAAGACGTGTGACCGGCTCTTCAAGGCGCCCAGCCA GTCGGACTTGCACCGGTGGGCAGCCGTCTTCCCCAGTAAGAGCAGTGACTGCTCCTCGGGCAGTGACACGATCTACGAGGACTGGG ATTGTCCCCAGGTGCATTGTGTGGAGCAGTACACCGCCACGCAGGCTGACGAGCTGACGCTGGAGCCTGCCGACATCATCAACGTCCTGCGCAAGACTTGTGAAG GTTGGTACGAGGGCATCCGCCTCTGCGATGGGAAGAAGGGCTGGTTCCCCTCCCGCTACGTCCAGGAGATCACCAATGAGCAtgtgcggaggaggaacctgcgtgAGCGTTACCGCGTCCTGCAGGCTGCCCGCCAGCTGGTCACCTGA
- the LOC143774196 gene encoding uncharacterized protein LOC143774196 isoform X1, which yields MSATDALPPLIPLSQKPVRIIKARPPNRPPPHLPPKPPQKPPPCPQHAPVPPAAQPEPAAEPTTSGVCVKKIAGLFQKDPGAGDDPQPRLPPKPSALLPREDKEDSPGANVTPDVEPEEEEQSCAPPLPPKLFQDPDERLSKMALCPPRPACPSRCCCACHQQRPGMVLVWLPESSVVSPGLLVNEASDSSDDSGVFQRVLSVNEDEDEDGGKWSSWHLKDKMNVGTCYPVRRRSLKHTERSRQHAADGGDKARDSVVLTSYKSTAEDSFNGDLPSSACEAENTQKAGSSSNAPEIPKHGPPSHRRTKAAGNVDVEPTGSSMANGPEAPLSKNVKSKSISFSDEVSTMAADQSDSAQSNGDPNSDPVAPRGEDETRSKIRKPARRSKVPPLSMAEDPEPPTLPPKVPSKPPRGAAPPPPPAPPPFLRKGSLKRYSVGNTEEMVDRDKRGASNSLPAEAGYREKDRPTSLDEANASVDVSPDRFMTRIPTVKSPKSIDWESHLRDEPLYQTYRQSVINKEIRRQTVARNSSFTSYDSSQESPLSSGGSPKQGRRSAAPHNTLWQELPSVMESGVLDSMSNDEKKMQESMFEVLTSEASYLRSMNVLTEHFLGSRDLQETLVIREKKILFSNILKVKEVSENFLVDLESRVDEDVVISDVCDVIHQHAVHHFSVYIDYVRNQVYQEKTYSELMEKNPHFHAMLCRLQELPQCQRLPFMSFLLLPFQRITRIKMLIENILKRTEEGSEGERTASKALEAVSQIIQECNREVGRMKQTEELIYISSKIEFDKIKAIPIISHNRFLEKQGELSEVLQKGSLFGIKPKLVPVYFFLFNDFLLITQKKSSDRHVVLDYAHRSLVQLQSCPTMENSFFLTLLENHQRKTCDRLFKAPSQSDLHRWAAVFPSKSSDCSSGSDTIYEDWDCPQVHCVEQYTATQADELTLEPADIINVLRKTCEGWYEGIRLCDGKKGWFPSRYVQEITNEHVRRRNLRERYRVLQAARQLVT from the exons CAGCACGCCCCGGTGCCGCCCGCTGCACAGCCAGAACCCGCTGCCGAGCCCACCACGTCTGGGGTGTGTGTGAAGAAGATCGCGGGCCTCTTCCAGAAGGATCCCGGTGCAGGCGACGACCCACAGCCGAGGCTACCGCCAAAACCGTCAGCTCTGCTGCCGAGGGAGGACAAGGAGGATTCACCGGGGGCCAACGTAACGCCAGACGTGGAGcctgaggaggaggagcagagctgtGCCCCCC CTCTGCCTCCAAAACTTTTCCAAGACCCAGATGAGCGATTGTCTAAGATGGCGTTGTGTCCGCCGCGGCCGGCCTGCCCGTCCCGATGCTGCTGCGCCTGCCACCAGCAGAGGCCGGGCATGGTGCTGGTGTGGCTGCCAGAGTCGTCGGTGGTGTCTCCGGGCCTTCTTGTGAATGAGGCATCGGACTCCTCGGATGACAGCGGCGTCTTTCAGAGGGTCTTGTCTGTGAACGAGGACGAGGATGAGGACGGTGGGAAGTGGAGCTCCTGGCACCTGAAGGACAAGATGAACGTTGGGACCTGCTACCCGGTGAGACGACGGTCGCTGAAGCACACGGAGCGATCCCGGCAGCACGCGGCCGACGGTGGCGATAAAGCGCGGGATAGTGTGGTGCTCACGTCGTACAAATCCACGGCTGAGGACAGCTTTAATGGCGATTTACCGAGCTCAGCCTGCGAGGCGGAAAACACCCAAAAAGCTGGGAGTTCAAGCAACGCCCCAGAAATTCCCAAGCATGGGCCGCCGTCCCACAGAAGGACCAAGGCCGCTGGCAATGTAGATGTGGAGCCCACAGGGTCTAGTATGGCCAACGGCCCTGAAGCCCCCCTGTCAAAAAATGTCAAATCCAAGAGCATCTCCTTCTCCGACGAGGTCTCCACCATGGCGGCCGATCAATCTGACTCCGCGCAGAGCAACGGGGACCCAAATTCTGATCCTGTAGCCCCGAGGGGTGAGGACGAGACCCGCTCCAAGATCAGGAAGCCGGCCCGCAGGAGCAAGGTGCCCCCTCTATCCATGGCGGAGGATCCAGAGCCACCCACTCTACCTCCAAAAGTGCCAAGCAAGCCCCCGAGAGGAGCAGCGCCCCCGCCGCCACCTGCACCACCTCCGTTTCTGAGAAAGGGGTCATTAAAAAGGTATTCGGTGGGCAACACCGAGGAGATGGTGGACAGAGATAAGAGAGGGGCCTCAAACAGTCTCCCAGCAGAGGCCGGATACAGAGAAAAAGACCGCCCAACATCACTGGACGAGGCGAACG CCTCGGTGGATGTGTCTCCGGACCGTTTCATGACTCG GATTCCAACTGTGAAGAGTCCGAAGTCCATAGACTGGGAGTCGCACCTGCGGGACG AGCCGCTGTACCAGACCTACCGCCAGAGCGTGATCAACAAGGAGATCCGGAGACAGACAGTCGCACGGAACAGTAGCTTCACCAGCTACGACTCCTCCCAGGAAAGCCCCCTGTCTTCTGGGGGTTCCCCGAAACAAGGACGTAGGTCAGCGGCCCCtcacaacaccctgtggcaggaatTGCCATCTGTGATGGAGAGCGGCGTCCTGGACAGTATGAGCAACGATGAGAAGAAAATGCAAGAG AGCATGTTTGAGGTGCTGACCTCCGAGGCCTCGTACCTCCGCTCCATGAATGTGCTGACAGAACACTTTCTGGGATCTCGGGATCTGCAGGAAACGCTGGTGATCAGGGAGAAGAAAATCCTCTTCTCCAATATCCTGAAGGTGAAAGAAGTCAGCGAGAA TTTCCTCGTGGATCTGGAGTCTCGGGTGGATGAAGACGTCGTTATCTCGGATGTCTGTGACGTTATTCACCAGCACGCCGTGCATCACTTCTCCGTGTACATAGATTATGTGCGGAACCAGGTGTACCAGGAGAAGACGTACAGCGAGCTCAT GGAGAAGAACCCGCACTTCCACGCCATGCTGTGCCGCCTGCAGGAGCTGCCCCAGTGCCAGCGCTTACCCTTCATGTCGTTTCTGCTGCTGCCATTCCAGCGGATCACCCGCATCAAGATGCTGATAGAG AATATCCTGAAGAGGACGGAGGAGGGGTCTGAAGGCGAGCGCACCGCCAGCAAAGCCCTGGAGGCTGTGTCGCAG ATCATCCAGGAGTGTAACCGCGAGGTCGGCCGCATGAAGCAGACGGAGGAGCTCATCTACATCTCCTCCAAGATCGAGTTTGATAAGATAAAG GCCATCCCCATCATCTCTCACAATCGTTTCCTGGAGAAGCAGGGGGAGCTCAGCGAGGTTCTGCAGAAGGGAAGCCTCTTTGGCATCAAACCCAAACTCGTCCCCGTCTACTTCTTCCTGTTCAATGACTTCCTGCTCATTACCCAGAAGAAAAG CTCGGACAGACACGTTGTCCTGGATTACGCTCACCGCTCCCTGGTCCAGCTCCAGTCCTGCCCCACCATGGAGAACAGCTTCTTCCTCACCTTACTGGAGAATCACCAGAGGAAGACGTGTGACCGGCTCTTCAAGGCGCCCAGCCA GTCGGACTTGCACCGGTGGGCAGCCGTCTTCCCCAGTAAGAGCAGTGACTGCTCCTCGGGCAGTGACACGATCTACGAGGACTGGG ATTGTCCCCAGGTGCATTGTGTGGAGCAGTACACCGCCACGCAGGCTGACGAGCTGACGCTGGAGCCTGCCGACATCATCAACGTCCTGCGCAAGACTTGTGAAG GTTGGTACGAGGGCATCCGCCTCTGCGATGGGAAGAAGGGCTGGTTCCCCTCCCGCTACGTCCAGGAGATCACCAATGAGCAtgtgcggaggaggaacctgcgtgAGCGTTACCGCGTCCTGCAGGCTGCCCGCCAGCTGGTCACCTGA